A portion of the Etheostoma cragini isolate CJK2018 chromosome 13, CSU_Ecrag_1.0, whole genome shotgun sequence genome contains these proteins:
- the LOC117955993 gene encoding histone H2AX, protein MSGRGKTGAKARAKAKTRSSRAGLQFPVGRVHRLLRKGNYAERVGAGAPVYLAAVLEYLTAEILELAGNAARDNKKTRIIPRHLQLAVRNDEELNKLLGGVTIAQGGVLPNIQAVLLPKKTGQSAPSSGKAGKKASSQSQEY, encoded by the coding sequence ATGTCTGGAAGAGGCAAAACCGGAGCAAAGGCCCGCGCCAAGGCAAAGACCCGCAGCTCCCGCGCTGGTCTGCAGTTTCCTGTGGGCCGTGTCCACCGTCTCCTCCGCAAGGGTAACTACGCTGAGAGAGTCGGCGCCGGAGCTCCCGTGTATCTGGCCGCCGTGCTAGAGTATCTCACCGCTGAGATCCTGGAGTTGGCTGGCAACGCCGCCAGAGACAACAAGAAGACTCGTATCATCCCTCGTCACCTCCAGCTGGCTGTGCGCAACGACGAGGAGCTGAACAAACTGCTTGGCGGTGTTACCATTGCCCAGGGCGGTGTCCTGCCCAACATCCAGGCCGTCCTGCTGCCCAAGAAGACCGGCCAATCTGCACCGAGTTCCGGCAAGGCGGGAAAGAAGGCCTCTTCCCAGTCTCAAGAGTATTAG